The proteins below come from a single Natrinema sp. SYSU A 869 genomic window:
- a CDS encoding glutathione S-transferase N-terminal domain-containing protein, translated as MADITMYELPGCPYCAKVRSKLDELELEYNVIEVPRSHGERTEVETVSGQTGVPVITDEANGVEGMNESDDIVEYLEETYGSGAA; from the coding sequence ATGGCAGACATCACGATGTACGAGCTTCCCGGCTGTCCGTACTGCGCGAAGGTCCGCTCGAAACTCGACGAACTCGAGCTCGAGTACAACGTCATCGAGGTCCCCCGCTCGCACGGCGAGCGGACGGAAGTCGAGACGGTCAGCGGCCAGACCGGCGTCCCGGTCATCACCGACGAGGCCAACGGCGTCGAGGGCATGAACGAGAGCGACGACATCGTCGAGTATCTCGAGGAAACGTACGGCAGCGGCGCGGCTTGA
- a CDS encoding NCS2 family permease codes for MGVLESLAAFFGFDEHDTDLETETIAGLTTFLAMSYIIVVNPIILGDAITIEGYDSGDITQMITVATILASVVAILVMAFWANRPFGLAPGMGLNAFFAYTVVLGLGVPWQVALAAVFVEGIIFIALTAVGARRYIIELFPEPVKFAVGAGIGVYLLFLGLQEMQLVVAHPDTLVTLGNVATSAVAALSVAGLALMLILHARGIRGSIVIGIIATAVAGWLLTAVGVVSPGTLTPPGRYEQFSNEGVMGLLANVQYDFTPLVAGFVDGLGMITDDPIVFVLVVFTFFFVDFFDTAGTLIGVSQIGGFLDEDGNLPEIEKPLMADAIGTSIGAMIGTSTVTTYIESSTGVEEGGRTGFTALVVGLLFLLSLLLVPVISAIPQYASYLALVVVGIIMLQGVTDIDWQHPAWAIAGGLTITVMPMTASISNGLAAGIMSYPIVKAAMGEADDVPLGQWVLAAAFVVYFAVFFAVDAEMFAF; via the coding sequence ATGGGGGTACTCGAGTCACTTGCAGCGTTCTTCGGATTCGATGAACACGATACCGACCTCGAGACGGAAACGATCGCGGGGCTGACGACGTTCCTGGCAATGTCGTACATCATCGTCGTCAATCCGATCATTCTCGGTGATGCGATCACGATCGAGGGCTACGACTCCGGCGATATCACACAGATGATCACCGTCGCAACGATCCTCGCGTCGGTGGTCGCCATCCTGGTGATGGCGTTTTGGGCGAACAGGCCGTTCGGTCTCGCACCTGGAATGGGACTGAACGCCTTTTTCGCGTACACAGTTGTTCTCGGCCTCGGGGTCCCGTGGCAGGTCGCGCTCGCAGCCGTCTTCGTCGAAGGCATTATCTTCATCGCGTTGACTGCGGTCGGCGCACGACGGTACATCATCGAGCTGTTTCCCGAGCCCGTCAAGTTCGCCGTCGGGGCCGGTATCGGCGTCTACCTGCTCTTCCTGGGGTTACAGGAGATGCAGCTCGTCGTCGCCCATCCGGATACGCTCGTTACCCTTGGGAACGTCGCGACGAGCGCGGTCGCCGCGCTCTCGGTGGCAGGACTCGCGTTGATGCTCATCTTGCACGCCCGCGGGATTCGGGGTTCGATCGTCATCGGGATCATCGCCACCGCCGTCGCCGGGTGGTTGCTAACGGCTGTTGGCGTCGTCTCCCCGGGCACGCTGACGCCGCCCGGGAGATACGAGCAGTTCAGCAACGAGGGGGTCATGGGCCTGCTCGCCAACGTTCAGTACGACTTCACACCATTGGTCGCCGGCTTCGTCGACGGCCTCGGGATGATTACCGACGATCCGATCGTCTTCGTACTGGTCGTCTTCACGTTCTTCTTCGTCGACTTCTTCGACACCGCCGGAACGCTCATCGGCGTCTCACAGATCGGCGGTTTCCTCGACGAGGACGGGAATCTCCCCGAAATCGAAAAGCCGCTGATGGCCGACGCGATCGGAACCAGCATCGGTGCGATGATCGGAACATCGACGGTGACGACGTACATCGAATCCTCGACCGGTGTCGAGGAAGGGGGACGGACCGGCTTCACGGCGCTGGTCGTCGGCCTCCTCTTCTTGCTCTCCTTGCTCCTCGTTCCGGTGATCAGCGCCATCCCGCAGTATGCGTCCTACCTCGCGCTGGTCGTCGTCGGCATCATCATGCTACAGGGCGTCACCGACATCGACTGGCAGCATCCAGCCTGGGCGATCGCCGGCGGACTGACGATCACGGTCATGCCGATGACCGCGTCGATCTCGAACGGGCTCGCCGCTGGGATCATGAGTTACCCAATCGTCAAGGCCGCCATGGGCGAAGCCGACGACGTCCCGCTCGGCCAGTGGGTCCTCGCCGCCGCGTTCGTCGTGTACTTCGCCGTCTTCTTCGCAGTCGATGCCGAGATGTTCGCGTTCTGA
- a CDS encoding TrkA family potassium uptake protein translates to MRFVIVGYGRVGSRTATVLAEEGHEVVIVDNDMDRVERASDDGLETVQGDGADEDVLVDAGIESADAIGAFTPDLNANFAACMVGTHHGCRTVLRIDEDYREEIYKKYAEEVDEIIYPERLGAAGAKTALLGGDFNVVADLAANLQLTVLEIREGSPAVGKRMSELELPQSARIYAHGRAREPLTIPLPGTELEVGDEVAVITESDRAEAVRSTLLPANA, encoded by the coding sequence ATGAGGTTTGTTATCGTGGGATACGGCCGAGTCGGCTCGCGGACGGCAACGGTTCTCGCCGAGGAGGGCCACGAGGTCGTCATCGTCGACAACGACATGGACCGCGTCGAGCGCGCCAGCGATGACGGACTCGAGACGGTCCAGGGCGACGGTGCTGACGAGGACGTCCTCGTCGACGCCGGCATCGAGAGCGCCGACGCGATCGGCGCGTTCACGCCCGATCTCAACGCCAACTTCGCGGCCTGTATGGTCGGTACTCACCACGGCTGCCGGACTGTCCTGCGGATCGACGAGGACTACCGCGAGGAGATCTACAAGAAGTACGCTGAGGAAGTCGACGAGATCATTTATCCCGAACGGCTCGGTGCTGCGGGCGCGAAGACAGCCCTGCTCGGCGGCGACTTCAACGTCGTCGCCGATCTCGCCGCGAATCTCCAGTTGACCGTCCTCGAGATTCGCGAGGGGTCGCCAGCGGTCGGCAAGCGGATGAGCGAACTCGAACTGCCCCAATCCGCGCGGATTTACGCTCACGGCCGCGCTCGCGAACCGCTGACGATCCCGCTGCCGGGCACCGAACTCGAAGTCGGCGACGAGGTCGCGGTTATCACTGAGAGCGACCGTGCGGAGGCGGTTCGGTCAACGCTGTTGCCCGCGAACGCGTGA
- a CDS encoding DNA methyltransferase translates to MADDGDRHRQSRLFTDDDGEFDADRAREESLPVEDGEVIDTDDLADHQHYVEDRGIYDERNRVNDLTGKEWKYATKSVIAEGYPPAVQHDLRSEHGGQKPPRLCAELIGRFSKAGDTVLDPFAGVGGTLLGASFCQHEGTGLREAIGFERTERWVDLYREVLEAENKERRERGEPLLAEQDMRHGDCADLINDVPDDSVDLLLTDVPYWHMDELEQTRNERETRESKLGSFDGVADTGDANTDIDADERSDERQPKAEWLADMADKFDRFTDAVAPDGHVVVFIGDMYREQSYEFLSADLARAIESTAPLTLAATLIWYDPTKNLHVYGYPFSFVPSMVHQNVLVFRLESGSDGES, encoded by the coding sequence ATGGCAGACGACGGGGATCGACACCGCCAGAGCCGCTTGTTCACGGACGACGACGGCGAGTTCGACGCAGATCGCGCACGGGAGGAATCCCTGCCGGTCGAAGACGGCGAGGTGATCGACACCGACGATCTGGCCGACCACCAACACTACGTCGAGGATCGAGGGATCTACGACGAGCGCAATCGTGTGAACGACCTCACGGGCAAAGAGTGGAAGTATGCCACGAAATCCGTGATCGCCGAGGGATATCCGCCCGCCGTCCAGCACGACCTGCGCAGCGAACACGGTGGGCAGAAACCCCCGCGGCTCTGTGCCGAGCTGATCGGCCGGTTCAGCAAGGCCGGCGACACCGTCCTCGACCCCTTCGCCGGCGTCGGGGGCACCCTGCTGGGTGCGAGTTTCTGCCAGCACGAGGGGACCGGCCTACGGGAGGCCATCGGCTTCGAGCGAACCGAGCGCTGGGTCGACCTCTACCGAGAGGTCCTCGAGGCGGAAAACAAGGAACGCCGCGAACGGGGCGAACCGCTCCTCGCCGAGCAAGACATGCGCCACGGGGACTGTGCTGATCTAATTAATGATGTCCCCGATGACTCCGTGGACCTCCTGTTAACTGACGTTCCCTACTGGCACATGGACGAACTTGAACAGACGCGCAACGAACGCGAAACGCGCGAGAGCAAGTTGGGGTCGTTCGATGGCGTCGCCGATACCGGCGACGCGAACACCGACATCGATGCGGACGAGAGATCCGACGAGCGACAACCGAAAGCCGAGTGGCTCGCCGACATGGCCGACAAGTTCGACCGATTCACCGACGCCGTCGCGCCGGACGGCCACGTCGTCGTCTTCATCGGCGATATGTACCGCGAGCAGTCCTACGAGTTCCTCTCGGCGGATCTCGCGCGGGCGATCGAGTCGACCGCACCGCTAACGCTTGCAGCGACCCTGATTTGGTACGATCCGACGAAGAACCTCCATGTCTACGGCTACCCCTTCTCGTTCGTTCCCTCGATGGTCCACCAGAACGTCCTCGTCTTCCGTCTCGAGAGCGGGAGCGACGGCGAGAGCTGA
- a CDS encoding glutathione S-transferase family protein: MNMLVDGEWRTDAYESTDDDGSFERQTTPFRDEIRDDPDARFQPEAGRYHLYVSLACPWAHRTLVTRALKGLEDAISVSVVDPYRDDDGWQFTPEKDGCTRDHVHDADFLRELYVRADPDATCRVTVPVLWDTQEVTIVNNESEEIMRMLDTAFDNVASQDVDLYPEGYRDEVDRIIDEIYEPINNGVYRAGFATKQGPYDEAVDDLFSALDHWDEVLADQRYLAGDRLTEADIAMFTTLVRFDTVYHTHFMCNAQYIREYDNLWPYLRDLYQTGVADRREGTPNERTGSGARQERSERLDDANGEERPVSEATRETGVADTVDIDHIKEHYYTTHPDVNPHRIVARGPNLDFEAPHDRDELPGGPPSDLVTAANADD; the protein is encoded by the coding sequence ATGAATATGCTCGTCGACGGCGAGTGGCGGACCGACGCGTACGAGTCGACTGACGATGACGGCTCGTTCGAACGCCAGACGACGCCGTTCCGGGACGAAATTCGGGATGATCCCGACGCCCGATTCCAGCCTGAGGCCGGCCGGTACCACCTGTACGTCTCCCTCGCCTGCCCGTGGGCCCATCGGACGCTCGTGACGCGGGCGCTGAAAGGTCTCGAGGATGCGATCTCCGTCTCGGTCGTCGATCCTTACCGCGACGACGACGGCTGGCAGTTCACTCCGGAGAAGGACGGCTGTACGCGCGATCACGTCCACGACGCCGATTTCCTTCGAGAATTGTACGTGCGGGCGGATCCGGACGCGACCTGTCGCGTGACGGTGCCGGTGTTGTGGGACACGCAGGAGGTCACCATCGTCAACAACGAGTCCGAAGAGATCATGCGGATGCTCGACACTGCGTTCGACAATGTGGCGTCTCAAGATGTGGACCTCTATCCCGAGGGGTATCGGGACGAGGTCGATCGGATCATCGACGAGATCTACGAGCCGATCAACAACGGCGTCTATCGCGCCGGATTCGCAACGAAACAGGGTCCCTACGACGAGGCGGTCGACGACCTCTTTTCGGCGCTCGATCACTGGGACGAGGTGCTCGCGGACCAGCGCTATCTCGCCGGCGATCGGTTGACCGAAGCCGACATCGCGATGTTCACGACGCTCGTTAGGTTCGATACCGTCTACCACACGCACTTCATGTGTAATGCCCAGTATATCCGCGAGTACGACAATCTCTGGCCGTATCTGCGGGACCTCTATCAGACGGGCGTCGCCGACCGAAGGGAGGGGACGCCGAATGAACGAACGGGGAGCGGTGCGAGGCAAGAGCGAAGCGAGCGCCTCGATGACGCGAACGGGGAGGAACGACCCGTGAGCGAAGCGACCCGTGAGACGGGCGTCGCCGATACGGTCGATATAGACCACATCAAAGAACACTACTACACGACTCACCCCGACGTGAATCCACACCGGATCGTCGCCCGCGGGCCCAATCTGGACTTCGAGGCCCCCCACGACCGCGACGAACTTCCGGGTGGCCCGCCGTCCGACCTCGTCACAGCAGCGAACGCGGACGACTAA
- a CDS encoding NAD(P)-dependent oxidoreductase produces the protein MPNIAITGASGTVGREAIDAFPDDDHELTLFSHSETEDLEADPLEITDREAFIEALEGQDVLIHLAANPSPRAEWDEVQGPNVDGVYNAFEAAAENDLERVVFASSNHAVNMKNTVSGIRPESTVGSPDIVRPDDPADPDTYYGVTKVFGEAMGSYYAKRHGFEVVSLRIGWLLTRDELRQECQERDGSGERYARAMWLSPDDCRRVLNAAATATLDGSPLIAHGISNNSKRFLSLSETMLSLGYRPQDDAEEALNDDSNGRDGLELA, from the coding sequence ATGCCGAACATCGCTATCACCGGCGCATCGGGGACCGTCGGTCGGGAGGCAATCGACGCTTTTCCGGACGACGATCACGAGCTCACGCTCTTTTCCCACAGCGAGACCGAGGATCTCGAGGCGGACCCCCTCGAGATAACGGACCGCGAGGCGTTCATCGAGGCCCTCGAGGGCCAGGACGTACTGATCCACCTCGCGGCCAACCCGTCGCCGCGGGCCGAGTGGGACGAAGTGCAGGGGCCGAACGTCGATGGCGTCTACAACGCCTTCGAAGCCGCGGCCGAGAACGACCTCGAGCGGGTGGTCTTCGCGAGTTCGAACCATGCAGTCAACATGAAAAACACCGTCTCGGGGATCCGGCCGGAGTCGACGGTCGGCAGCCCCGACATCGTCCGACCCGACGATCCGGCGGATCCCGACACCTACTACGGCGTCACGAAGGTCTTCGGCGAGGCGATGGGGTCGTACTACGCGAAACGCCACGGGTTCGAGGTGGTGAGCCTGCGGATTGGCTGGCTGCTCACCCGCGACGAACTCCGACAGGAGTGTCAGGAACGGGACGGCTCGGGTGAGCGATACGCCCGCGCGATGTGGCTGAGTCCCGACGACTGCCGGCGGGTGCTCAACGCAGCCGCAACGGCGACCCTCGACGGCTCGCCCCTGATCGCTCACGGCATCTCCAACAACTCCAAACGGTTCCTCTCACTGTCCGAGACCATGCTCAGCCTCGGTTACCGACCGCAGGACGACGCCGAGGAGGCGCTGAACGACGATTCGAACGGGCGTGACGGCCTCGAATTGGCCTGA
- a CDS encoding zinc-binding dehydrogenase: MKAAAFTDLIGPEGVSVIERDDPEPGPGEALVDVEACAINRHDLWILEGDSAMVDADDLPFVTGLDVAGVVSEVGADVRSLEPGDRVVLCPNETCGSCRFCREGPENMCERFSLFHGGLAETARVRADRLIPLPDGVNATTAAAIPTAYMTAFHMLRRAEVGPGDFVFVPGATGGVGVATVQLASIFGAKTIGTSSSASKLERVRDLGLDHSIQSTDIDEIREEVEEIGTPDAVINHLGGEFTELGQSVLRRGGTMAICGRTAGNESTIDIANLFLGHKRIIGSTMGTQDDLRRLVELTADGELAPEIDETYALAGTDAAFAAMQERESVGKIVVEP; this comes from the coding sequence ATGAAAGCCGCAGCCTTCACCGACTTGATCGGCCCCGAGGGAGTGAGCGTGATCGAGCGAGACGACCCCGAACCCGGCCCCGGCGAGGCGCTGGTCGACGTCGAGGCCTGCGCGATCAACCGCCACGACCTCTGGATCCTCGAGGGGGACTCGGCGATGGTCGACGCCGACGACCTGCCCTTCGTCACGGGCCTCGATGTCGCTGGCGTCGTGAGCGAGGTGGGCGCGGACGTTCGGAGCCTCGAGCCTGGCGACAGAGTCGTCCTCTGTCCGAACGAGACCTGTGGCTCCTGTCGGTTCTGTCGCGAAGGGCCGGAGAACATGTGCGAACGGTTCTCGCTGTTCCACGGCGGGCTGGCAGAGACCGCCCGCGTGCGGGCCGATCGGCTCATCCCGTTGCCCGACGGCGTCAACGCGACGACTGCTGCCGCGATTCCGACGGCGTATATGACCGCGTTCCACATGCTCCGGCGGGCCGAGGTTGGGCCCGGCGATTTCGTCTTCGTTCCCGGTGCGACCGGCGGCGTCGGCGTCGCGACGGTCCAACTCGCATCCATCTTCGGTGCGAAAACGATCGGGACGTCCTCCTCCGCATCGAAACTCGAGCGCGTCCGCGACCTCGGCCTCGATCACAGCATCCAATCGACGGACATCGATGAGATCCGCGAGGAAGTCGAGGAAATCGGCACGCCGGACGCGGTGATCAACCACCTCGGTGGGGAGTTCACCGAACTCGGGCAGTCGGTGCTGCGTCGCGGCGGGACGATGGCGATCTGCGGGCGGACGGCCGGTAACGAGTCGACGATCGATATCGCGAACCTCTTCCTCGGCCACAAGCGCATCATCGGCTCGACGATGGGTACCCAAGACGACCTCCGGCGGCTCGTCGAACTCACGGCCGACGGCGAACTCGCGCCCGAAATCGACGAGACGTACGCGCTCGCGGGCACCGACGCAGCCTTCGCAGCGATGCAAGAGCGCGAGAGCGTCGGCAAAATCGTCGTCGAGCCATAG
- a CDS encoding 2Fe-2S iron-sulfur cluster binding domain-containing protein — MTGPTTWDVELRVPADADLDAADESRTIEVREDQSILAAARAADIWLSADCQQGWCITCGAKLLEGDVDHSQAKRYYPSDEAANFVLTCVARPRSDCVIKVEQYDQLLRHRADHDKPPGRSKLG; from the coding sequence GTGACAGGCCCCACTACATGGGACGTCGAACTTCGCGTGCCCGCGGATGCCGATCTGGACGCCGCCGACGAGTCCCGAACGATCGAGGTCCGCGAGGACCAGTCGATCCTCGCGGCGGCCCGCGCTGCGGATATCTGGCTGTCCGCGGACTGCCAGCAGGGGTGGTGTATCACCTGTGGCGCGAAACTCCTCGAGGGCGACGTCGATCACAGCCAGGCCAAGCGATACTACCCGTCGGACGAGGCGGCGAACTTCGTCCTCACCTGCGTCGCTCGCCCTCGCTCGGACTGCGTCATCAAGGTCGAGCAGTATGATCAACTGCTCCGGCATCGGGCCGACCACGACAAGCCGCCGGGCCGATCGAAGCTCGGGTAG
- a CDS encoding DUF393 domain-containing protein, with amino-acid sequence MSEPQFTGILLYDGDCPFCSAASTAMRQLETVGVVPWDEPVAQKFLEAQFGDAPFAIFFVDTEAKTVWAGRAAATELCERAGMPVLVQDIVDENYERFADAIQFVSGTDCEIDPYHDAYPLADDAAALFDELAASGNRTHAPTGSSYGH; translated from the coding sequence ATGTCCGAGCCGCAGTTCACCGGCATCTTGCTCTACGACGGCGACTGTCCCTTCTGCTCGGCGGCCTCGACCGCGATGCGCCAACTCGAGACCGTCGGCGTCGTTCCGTGGGACGAGCCGGTCGCACAGAAGTTCCTCGAGGCCCAGTTCGGCGATGCACCCTTCGCGATCTTTTTCGTCGATACCGAGGCCAAAACTGTTTGGGCAGGCCGGGCCGCTGCAACCGAACTGTGCGAGCGGGCCGGAATGCCCGTGCTCGTCCAGGATATCGTCGATGAGAACTACGAGCGGTTCGCGGACGCCATTCAGTTCGTCTCGGGAACCGATTGCGAGATCGATCCCTATCATGACGCGTACCCGCTGGCCGACGACGCCGCGGCGCTGTTCGACGAGTTAGCGGCCAGCGGGAATCGGACGCACGCGCCGACCGGCTCGAGCTACGGACACTGA
- a CDS encoding Tat pathway signal protein, whose protein sequence is MNGSDRGLSRRAFVRSAVAIGGASALSACLQREETADVPQAELAPDELPDRQHAWNEFLAEDDHGNVEPPEHHLLLALEYVGDGPADVEDEREQLEAAFRTLEKAYKRGNEGLAFAIGYGPTYFDRFDTDLPEGVDLPDPEALVPIEDPQLDEYDALVHLASDYGHVTLSAEEALKGELDELNGLEVEGTLKGSFDVAERRTGFIGRGLPADNQSGVSGIPDSEPVPEDAPLFMGFKSGFRKTQASEDRVTIESGPFAGGATIHLSKIQLHLHQWYEQDSRDQRVAKMFSPTHAEEGLVEGAGHNLGDSSGVAEVGGDAAADARNRGTVGHAQKAARAREDGEPIILRRDFDSTDDDRAAVHFLSLQRSIADFVKTRKAMTGSNLTEGSVNSRTNNGILQYISVRNRANYLVPPRGLRALPEPNPGSE, encoded by the coding sequence ATGAATGGTTCGGATCGCGGCCTGTCGCGTCGCGCGTTCGTCCGCAGTGCCGTCGCTATCGGCGGTGCGAGCGCACTTTCCGCCTGCCTCCAGCGCGAGGAGACTGCGGACGTGCCACAGGCCGAACTCGCCCCGGACGAGCTTCCAGACCGCCAGCACGCCTGGAACGAGTTCCTCGCAGAAGACGACCACGGGAACGTCGAACCCCCCGAACACCACCTCCTGCTGGCTCTCGAGTACGTCGGTGACGGCCCGGCCGACGTCGAGGACGAACGCGAGCAACTCGAGGCCGCGTTTCGAACCCTCGAAAAGGCCTACAAGCGCGGGAACGAGGGGTTAGCGTTTGCGATCGGCTACGGCCCAACGTACTTCGACCGGTTCGATACCGACCTCCCTGAGGGAGTCGACCTGCCCGACCCCGAAGCGCTCGTGCCGATCGAAGACCCACAGCTCGACGAGTACGACGCGCTCGTCCATCTCGCGAGCGACTACGGCCACGTCACGCTCAGCGCCGAGGAGGCCCTGAAAGGCGAACTCGACGAACTGAACGGCCTCGAGGTCGAGGGCACCCTCAAGGGAAGCTTCGACGTGGCCGAGCGCCGGACGGGATTCATCGGTCGCGGCCTCCCGGCGGACAACCAGTCCGGCGTCAGCGGCATCCCCGACAGCGAACCCGTCCCGGAGGACGCGCCGCTGTTCATGGGGTTCAAATCGGGATTCAGGAAGACACAGGCGAGCGAGGATCGCGTAACGATCGAATCAGGCCCGTTCGCCGGCGGGGCGACGATCCACCTCTCGAAGATCCAGTTGCACCTCCACCAGTGGTACGAACAGGACAGCCGCGACCAGCGCGTCGCCAAGATGTTCTCGCCAACCCACGCCGAGGAGGGACTCGTCGAGGGGGCCGGCCACAATCTCGGCGACTCGAGCGGGGTTGCCGAGGTCGGTGGCGATGCGGCCGCGGACGCCCGCAATCGCGGGACGGTCGGCCACGCCCAGAAGGCCGCTCGCGCCCGCGAGGACGGCGAACCGATCATCCTCCGACGGGACTTCGATTCGACCGACGATGATCGAGCAGCCGTCCACTTCCTCTCCCTGCAGCGCTCGATCGCCGACTTCGTGAAGACGCGAAAAGCGATGACCGGCAGCAACCTCACCGAGGGGTCGGTCAACTCGCGGACGAACAACGGCATCCTCCAGTATATCAGCGTCCGCAACCGGGCGAACTACCTCGTGCCGCCACGGGGACTTCGGGCCCTGCCCGAGCCGAATCCGGGATCGGAGTGA
- the dps gene encoding DNA protection during starvation protein, which translates to MSDEKPHAAGNVDAGDTSERVGMAVLRERGLEPEELREKLLDAIGAEFTTYYYYTNLRMHLAGHEDYKEITEDARLEDRAHFELVAPRVYELGGALPNDIREFADRASCPDAEMPVPYETEGFDLENLTAENILEVLLEAERCAIRTWSEICDMTHGVDPRTYDMAQRILQEEIEHEAWFVELLSMERDGETNPAGHFIRGEPGDAPLSTNRRFNDSA; encoded by the coding sequence ATGTCCGACGAAAAACCACACGCGGCAGGCAACGTCGACGCAGGGGACACGAGCGAACGTGTCGGAATGGCTGTGCTTCGCGAACGGGGGCTCGAGCCGGAGGAGTTACGCGAAAAGCTGCTTGACGCGATCGGGGCCGAGTTCACTACCTACTACTACTATACGAACCTGCGAATGCACCTCGCCGGCCACGAGGATTATAAGGAGATCACCGAAGATGCCCGCCTCGAGGATCGGGCGCACTTCGAGTTGGTCGCGCCGCGGGTGTACGAACTCGGCGGTGCGCTCCCCAACGACATTCGGGAGTTCGCCGACCGCGCGTCCTGTCCGGACGCCGAAATGCCGGTACCCTATGAGACCGAGGGATTCGACCTCGAGAACCTGACCGCCGAGAACATCCTCGAGGTGCTGCTCGAGGCCGAACGCTGTGCCATTCGGACGTGGTCTGAAATCTGTGACATGACCCACGGCGTCGACCCGCGGACCTACGATATGGCCCAGCGCATCCTGCAAGAGGAGATCGAACACGAGGCTTGGTTTGTCGAACTCCTCTCGATGGAACGCGACGGCGAGACCAATCCGGCCGGTCACTTCATCCGGGGCGAGCCCGGCGACGCGCCGCTCTCGACGAACCGGCGGTTCAACGACAGCGCCTAG
- a CDS encoding SRPBCC family protein has protein sequence MNQVEVFVEIDAPPTVVWEALLAFDTYPEWDPISRTIEGVAVDTTARRNGDVSSDSARFLDGPMAVTVKPNRRLAWLDRLVVPFAFDRYHEFHLEPIDNGRRTRLLQRETVRGAFVSLVFDAARVERAFIEMNEAIAARAERRASATA, from the coding sequence ATGAACCAGGTCGAGGTCTTCGTTGAGATTGACGCGCCGCCGACGGTCGTCTGGGAAGCGCTTCTCGCCTTCGACACGTATCCCGAGTGGGACCCGATCAGCCGGACGATCGAGGGAGTCGCGGTCGATACCACGGCGCGTCGGAACGGGGACGTGTCGTCCGATTCCGCCCGCTTCCTCGACGGACCGATGGCCGTCACCGTCAAACCCAATCGGCGACTCGCCTGGCTCGACCGGCTCGTGGTCCCCTTTGCGTTCGACCGCTACCATGAGTTCCACCTCGAGCCGATCGACAACGGCCGGCGCACGCGATTGCTCCAGCGGGAGACCGTCCGCGGCGCATTCGTCTCGCTCGTGTTCGACGCAGCTCGCGTCGAGCGAGCGTTCATCGAGATGAACGAGGCGATCGCGGCTCGCGCCGAGCGACGGGCAAGCGCAACTGCGTGA
- a CDS encoding HAD hydrolase-like protein, whose protein sequence is MATHTAYDAVIFDNDGVLTIPTDRDVLVEAMDDAFETVGITDPSADHIETLLSPDVSSLRRVAADHGVDPDDLWAAREDAAIAAQLAELRTGRKRHYDDVTTLESLAVPTAIVSNNQHETIGNVLEHCELAVDVWYGREPTLEGIERKKPTPYYLEQALADLAVENPLFVGDSRVDIGAADAAGVDAAFIRRDHRTDYELSSEPAHEIESLTALTELV, encoded by the coding sequence ATGGCAACTCACACGGCGTACGACGCGGTCATCTTCGACAACGACGGCGTTTTGACGATACCGACGGATCGAGACGTGCTAGTTGAGGCGATGGACGACGCCTTCGAGACCGTCGGCATCACCGACCCATCTGCCGATCACATCGAGACGCTACTCAGCCCGGACGTCTCCTCGCTACGTCGCGTCGCGGCCGATCACGGCGTCGATCCCGATGACCTCTGGGCCGCCCGCGAAGACGCCGCGATCGCGGCCCAACTCGCCGAGCTTCGGACCGGCCGGAAACGACACTATGACGACGTCACAACACTCGAGTCACTGGCCGTCCCGACTGCAATCGTCAGCAACAACCAACACGAGACGATCGGCAACGTCCTCGAGCACTGCGAACTCGCAGTCGACGTCTGGTACGGCCGCGAACCGACGCTCGAGGGGATCGAACGTAAGAAGCCGACGCCGTACTACCTCGAGCAGGCCCTCGCGGACCTCGCGGTCGAGAACCCGCTGTTCGTGGGTGATAGCCGCGTCGACATCGGTGCGGCCGATGCGGCCGGGGTCGACGCCGCGTTTATCCGTCGTGATCACCGCACGGACTACGAGCTCTCAAGCGAGCCAGCACACGAAATCGAGTCGCTCACTGCGCTGACAGAGTTGGTCTGA